One segment of Streptosporangium brasiliense DNA contains the following:
- a CDS encoding GyrI-like domain-containing protein translates to MTVATAHYGPTTCLNVTGMGEPGGAEHAGAIGALYAVAGAMGVPMPPMEGRWWVESDQPPLTVPREQWRWHLLLPLPAVPEAGALERAREAVRASGAAVDRVQVVTFTEGECVEVLHEGPYSEEARSLKLLDEHMAEHGLVANGPHHEIYLTAFDVPEPRTVLRQPVRHAAGGRG, encoded by the coding sequence ATGACTGTCGCCACCGCTCATTACGGGCCTACCACCTGCCTGAACGTCACCGGGATGGGTGAGCCCGGCGGGGCCGAGCATGCCGGCGCCATTGGGGCTCTGTATGCCGTCGCAGGCGCGATGGGCGTGCCGATGCCTCCGATGGAGGGCCGCTGGTGGGTGGAGAGCGACCAGCCGCCGCTGACGGTGCCGCGTGAGCAGTGGCGCTGGCACCTACTGTTGCCGCTGCCCGCCGTGCCGGAGGCGGGGGCGCTGGAGCGGGCGCGTGAGGCGGTCCGTGCTTCCGGCGCGGCGGTCGACCGGGTGCAGGTGGTCACCTTCACCGAGGGTGAGTGCGTGGAGGTGCTGCACGAGGGGCCCTACAGCGAGGAGGCGCGCTCGCTCAAGCTCCTCGACGAGCACATGGCCGAGCACGGCCTGGTCGCCAACGGCCCGCACCACGAGATCTACCTCACCGCGTTCGACGTCCCGGAGCCGAGGACCGTGCTGCGTCAGCCGGTACGGCACGCCGCGGGGGGGCGGGGATGA
- a CDS encoding TetR/AcrR family transcriptional regulator has product MTDSTKSRERGADKRRRLTAAAARVLHQQGVERTTIADIAHAADVPVGNVYYYFKTKDELVQAALAEHSGYLAELTGELDRLPDPLGRLKALVGTWVGQRDVAARYGCPTGTLAVELDKRAEGDMDLEAGRLIRSLLDWVERQFRELGLPDPGGLAIALVGAYQGMSLLANALRDPEIMTREGNRLTRWLDALPDGAAGHPNP; this is encoded by the coding sequence GTGACTGACTCAACGAAGTCCCGGGAGCGGGGGGCCGACAAGCGACGGCGGCTGACGGCCGCCGCCGCCCGGGTCCTGCACCAGCAGGGCGTGGAGCGCACCACCATCGCCGACATCGCCCACGCCGCCGACGTCCCGGTCGGAAACGTGTACTACTACTTCAAGACCAAGGACGAGCTGGTCCAGGCCGCCCTGGCCGAGCACTCCGGATACCTCGCGGAACTCACCGGCGAGCTCGACAGGCTCCCCGACCCGCTCGGACGCCTCAAGGCCCTGGTCGGCACGTGGGTCGGCCAGCGCGACGTCGCGGCCCGCTATGGCTGTCCCACCGGCACCCTGGCCGTCGAGCTCGACAAACGCGCGGAGGGGGACATGGACCTGGAAGCGGGCAGGCTCATCCGGTCGCTGCTGGACTGGGTGGAACGCCAATTCCGCGAGCTGGGACTGCCCGACCCCGGCGGCCTCGCGATCGCGCTCGTCGGCGCCTACCAGGGCATGTCACTGCTGGCCAATGCCCTGCGCGACCCGGAGATCATGACCCGCGAGGGGAACCGCCTCACCCGCTGGCTCGACGCCCTGCCCGACGGCGCCGCCGGGCACCCGAACCCCTGA
- a CDS encoding NAD(P)H-binding protein: MIVVTGATGNVGRTLVRLLAEADEPVTAVSRKITGADVPRGVPAVAADLADPASLRPALDGADALFLLISGDFTSAAENPSGVVGDILGEAKAGGVGRIVLLSSQGVVTRPDSSSHGSTGRSIEEAVRHSGLDWTILRPGGFNSNAYAWAESVRARRTVAAPFGDVGLPFIDPADIAEVAAAALREDGHAGRVYELTGPALTTPRQRAEAIGDALGEPVRFVEQTRDEARAEMLRFMPGPVAETTLAIIGEPVPAEQRVSPDVEQVLGRAPRTFADWARRHIAAFR, encoded by the coding sequence ATGATCGTGGTAACGGGAGCGACCGGGAACGTCGGGCGGACGCTGGTGCGGCTGCTGGCCGAGGCGGACGAGCCGGTGACGGCCGTGTCGCGGAAGATCACCGGGGCCGACGTCCCGCGGGGAGTGCCGGCCGTCGCCGCCGACCTGGCCGACCCGGCGAGCCTGCGGCCCGCCCTCGACGGAGCCGATGCGCTCTTCCTGCTGATCTCCGGCGACTTCACGTCGGCCGCCGAGAACCCGAGCGGCGTCGTCGGTGACATCCTCGGCGAGGCGAAAGCCGGCGGAGTCGGACGGATCGTGCTGCTGTCCTCCCAGGGAGTCGTGACCCGCCCGGACTCCTCCTCCCACGGGAGCACGGGACGGTCGATCGAGGAGGCCGTCCGGCACTCAGGTCTGGACTGGACGATCCTGCGGCCCGGTGGCTTCAACTCCAACGCCTACGCCTGGGCCGAGTCGGTCCGCGCCCGGCGGACCGTCGCCGCGCCGTTCGGTGACGTCGGCCTGCCGTTCATCGACCCGGCCGACATCGCCGAGGTCGCCGCTGCGGCCCTGCGCGAGGACGGTCACGCGGGCCGGGTCTACGAGCTGACCGGGCCCGCTCTCACCACGCCGCGGCAACGAGCCGAGGCGATCGGCGACGCGCTCGGTGAGCCGGTCCGGTTCGTCGAGCAGACCCGCGACGAGGCCCGCGCGGAGATGCTGCGGTTCATGCCCGGACCCGTGGCCGAGACGACCCTGGCCATCATCGGCGAGCCCGTCCCTGCCGAGCAGCGCGTCAGCCCGGACGTCGAGCAGGTCCTCGGCCGCGCGCCCCGCACCTTCGCCGACTGGGCCCGGCGCCACATCGCCGCCTTCCGGTAG
- a CDS encoding GNAT family N-acetyltransferase: MSSFFPMTDIDLVTDRLVLRRWTPGEVTAVLDGARQVHWAEDFPAEGDQVIVGLFADNPAWLGEYGHRQIIERAGGLVVGSIGLFWPPGEGALEIGYGIVASRRGRGYAPEATRALTEFAFTAPGVHMVHATVELSNPSSIRVLEKAGFRRWSTEAEENTARYRATAPAPAQ; the protein is encoded by the coding sequence ATGTCTTCCTTCTTCCCGATGACCGACATCGATCTGGTCACCGACCGCCTCGTCCTGCGGCGGTGGACGCCCGGCGAGGTCACCGCCGTCCTGGACGGCGCCCGGCAGGTCCACTGGGCCGAGGACTTCCCCGCCGAGGGCGATCAGGTCATCGTCGGACTGTTCGCCGACAACCCCGCATGGCTGGGGGAGTACGGGCACCGTCAGATCATCGAGCGGGCCGGCGGCCTGGTCGTCGGCTCGATCGGCCTGTTCTGGCCGCCTGGCGAGGGCGCCCTCGAGATCGGGTACGGCATCGTCGCCTCCCGGCGGGGGCGCGGCTACGCCCCCGAGGCCACCCGCGCGCTGACCGAGTTCGCCTTCACCGCGCCGGGCGTCCACATGGTCCACGCCACCGTGGAGCTGTCGAACCCGTCCTCTATCCGGGTGCTGGAGAAGGCCGGCTTCCGGCGCTGGAGCACTGAGGCCGAGGAGAACACGGCCCGATACCGCGCCACGGCACCGGCTCCGGCTCAGTAG
- a CDS encoding DoxX family protein — translation MSTAYVVVTVLAAAWVGFSALSIFMRAKWVVEPLSDYGVPRSWWPWLGAAKAAGAAGLLAGLSVPVIGVLAGIGLVLYFTGAVITVIRARSYSHIPFPLLYLVPVVAALALGYAA, via the coding sequence ATGTCCACCGCCTACGTCGTCGTCACTGTTCTGGCCGCCGCATGGGTGGGCTTCTCGGCTCTGTCCATCTTCATGCGGGCCAAGTGGGTCGTGGAGCCCCTGAGCGACTACGGCGTCCCCCGCTCGTGGTGGCCCTGGCTCGGCGCGGCCAAGGCCGCGGGGGCGGCGGGGCTGCTGGCCGGCCTCTCCGTCCCGGTCATCGGCGTCCTGGCCGGGATCGGTCTGGTGCTGTACTTCACCGGAGCCGTCATCACCGTGATCCGGGCACGCTCGTACTCGCACATCCCCTTCCCCCTGCTGTATCTGGTGCCGGTGGTCGCCGCCCTGGCACTGGGATACGCCGCCTGA
- a CDS encoding ferritin-like domain-containing protein — MAEFLTDIKEIRARARQEIDKGPITSAYGADLPRVIQVCNEALATELVCVLRYKRHYYTASGLYAEPVAAEFLEHAAEEQEHADRLARRIVQLGGEPDFNPDTLSTRAHAEYDASLDLIEMIREDLVAERIAIASYTEIVQWLGDGDVTTRRIFEDLLAQEEEHADDLKALLERLPDAPRR, encoded by the coding sequence ATGGCTGAATTTCTGACCGACATCAAGGAAATCCGTGCCCGGGCCCGCCAGGAGATCGACAAGGGGCCGATCACCTCGGCCTACGGCGCCGATCTGCCCCGGGTGATCCAGGTGTGCAACGAGGCGCTGGCCACCGAGCTGGTCTGCGTCCTGCGTTACAAGCGTCACTACTACACCGCCAGCGGCCTCTACGCCGAGCCGGTGGCCGCGGAGTTCCTGGAACACGCGGCCGAGGAGCAGGAGCACGCCGACCGGCTCGCCCGGCGCATCGTGCAGCTCGGCGGCGAGCCCGACTTCAACCCCGACACGCTGTCCACCCGCGCGCACGCGGAGTACGACGCCAGCCTCGACCTGATAGAGATGATCAGAGAGGACCTGGTCGCCGAGCGGATCGCCATCGCCTCCTATACCGAGATCGTCCAGTGGCTCGGTGACGGGGACGTGACCACCAGGCGGATCTTCGAAGACCTCCTCGCCCAGGAGGAGGAGCACGCCGACGATCTCAAGGCGCTGCTGGAAAGGCTCCCCGACGCGCCCAGGCGCTGA
- a CDS encoding carotenoid oxygenase family protein, translating into MTPLYLQGFLAPVPDEIDAFDLPVSGALPPALTGRYFRNGPNPLPGRDPGHWFTGPGMVHGVRLRDGRAEWYRNRWVRTRELTEGAPFVRDDLSVDLTAVPANTHVVPHGDRIFALVENGLPYELTAELETVGPCDFGGLLTTAMTAHPKRDPLTGELLFFGYGFTPPYLTYHRLSAEGKLVESREVAVPGPTMMHDFAITAGHVVWMDLPVVFDLGLAGGGGVPYRWDDRYGARLGVMPRAGGAEVTWYDIEPCYVFHTANAHEDGSGRVVLDAVRYTPAEFAAVWDDLGRSAHPAARAAVRGTAHLHRYVLASGEDAREERLDDLGVEFPTLNDGRTGKRNRYLYAVSSEAIVKYDLRSGASTVHKTGPDRMAGEAVYVPAGDARGEDEGWLISMVTGGPGVGSELVVLDAADLTRVASVRLPRRVPAGFHGSWIPDG; encoded by the coding sequence ATGACTCCGCTGTACTTGCAGGGCTTCCTCGCGCCGGTGCCCGACGAGATCGACGCCTTCGACCTGCCGGTGAGCGGCGCCCTTCCCCCCGCGCTCACCGGCCGCTACTTCCGCAACGGTCCCAACCCGCTGCCCGGCCGCGATCCCGGCCACTGGTTCACCGGGCCAGGGATGGTGCACGGGGTACGGCTGCGCGACGGCCGTGCCGAGTGGTACCGCAACCGCTGGGTACGGACCCGCGAGCTCACCGAGGGCGCGCCCTTCGTCCGGGACGACCTCTCCGTCGACCTCACCGCGGTGCCCGCCAACACCCACGTCGTCCCGCACGGGGACAGGATCTTCGCGCTGGTCGAGAACGGCCTGCCGTACGAGCTCACCGCCGAGCTGGAGACGGTCGGCCCGTGTGACTTCGGCGGCCTGCTGACCACCGCCATGACCGCCCACCCCAAGCGCGACCCGCTCACCGGCGAGCTGCTCTTCTTCGGCTACGGCTTCACCCCGCCCTACCTCACCTACCACCGCCTGTCGGCGGAGGGGAAGCTCGTGGAGAGCCGGGAGGTCGCGGTGCCGGGCCCGACGATGATGCACGACTTCGCCATCACCGCCGGTCACGTCGTCTGGATGGACCTGCCCGTCGTCTTCGACCTGGGGCTCGCCGGGGGCGGGGGCGTACCGTACCGGTGGGACGACCGCTACGGAGCCCGCCTCGGGGTCATGCCGCGTGCCGGCGGCGCCGAGGTGACCTGGTACGACATCGAGCCGTGCTACGTCTTCCACACCGCCAACGCCCATGAGGACGGCTCCGGCCGCGTCGTGCTCGACGCCGTCCGCTACACCCCCGCCGAGTTCGCCGCCGTGTGGGACGACCTCGGCCGCAGTGCCCACCCGGCGGCCAGGGCGGCCGTGCGCGGGACGGCCCACCTGCACCGGTATGTGCTGGCCTCCGGCGAGGACGCCCGTGAGGAGCGGCTCGACGACCTCGGGGTGGAGTTCCCCACGCTGAACGACGGCCGGACCGGTAAGCGCAACCGCTACCTCTACGCGGTCTCCTCCGAGGCGATCGTCAAATACGACCTGCGGAGCGGGGCGAGCACCGTCCACAAGACGGGCCCGGACCGGATGGCCGGCGAGGCGGTCTACGTCCCGGCCGGGGACGCCCGGGGAGAGGACGAGGGCTGGCTGATCTCCATGGTCACCGGCGGGCCGGGCGTCGGGTCGGAGCTGGTGGTCCTCGACGCCGCCGACCTCACCCGCGTGGCCTCGGTACGGCTGCCGCGCCGGGTCCCGGCCGGTTTCCACGGCTCCTGGATCCCGGACGGCTGA
- a CDS encoding aminotransferase class I/II-fold pyridoxal phosphate-dependent enzyme yields the protein MSDTELYGPRKFRNTQKMLAHSQASWQAAEDKGLIDLYVRNGTDGVLADVSDGREFVNMSSYSYLGLNRHPAVIQGAIDALEQERITGLGITPTRMQPALMNEVQEGFSQLFDAQCLVALSCTVATAALLPLVSSGVLIDGKPRVTVFDKRSHFCMDVMKPVCADESPVFTSPHNDMNFIEDMCKKYPRVAYIADGAYSMGGVANLADLLALQDRYGLFLWFDDSHSISVWGDKGEGYVKSQLGELNPLTLITGSLEKGFGCAGGIIMLGRQNVKSLINIFAGPMCWSQSMGVANLGSLRACVGIHDSPELGELQRSLQDNISYFDGRVPTGLQGSKLPVRALAVGDTALAVQLSNGLFGEGFYSAPVYYPITSRGREGLRIMIRADIDREDLTRFCDLLDKDVLPHVI from the coding sequence ATGAGTGACACAGAGCTGTACGGCCCCCGCAAGTTCCGCAACACCCAGAAGATGCTCGCCCACAGCCAGGCCAGCTGGCAGGCCGCCGAGGACAAGGGGCTGATAGACCTCTACGTGAGAAACGGCACGGACGGAGTCCTGGCCGACGTCTCGGACGGGCGCGAGTTCGTCAACATGAGCTCCTACTCCTATCTCGGGCTGAACCGGCACCCCGCCGTCATCCAGGGAGCGATCGACGCCCTGGAGCAGGAGCGGATCACCGGGCTGGGCATCACGCCCACCCGGATGCAGCCCGCCCTCATGAACGAGGTGCAGGAGGGGTTCTCCCAGCTGTTCGACGCCCAGTGCCTGGTCGCGCTGTCCTGCACGGTGGCCACCGCCGCCCTCCTGCCGCTCGTCTCCTCGGGTGTGCTCATCGACGGCAAGCCGAGGGTCACGGTCTTCGACAAGCGCAGCCACTTCTGCATGGACGTGATGAAACCGGTGTGCGCCGACGAGAGCCCCGTCTTCACCAGCCCGCACAACGACATGAACTTCATCGAGGACATGTGCAAGAAGTATCCGAGGGTGGCCTACATCGCCGACGGGGCCTACTCGATGGGCGGCGTGGCCAACCTGGCCGACCTGCTGGCCCTGCAGGACCGCTACGGGCTGTTCCTGTGGTTCGACGACTCGCACTCCATCTCCGTCTGGGGCGACAAGGGCGAGGGATATGTGAAGTCGCAGCTCGGTGAGCTGAATCCGTTGACCCTCATCACGGGCTCGCTGGAGAAGGGCTTCGGGTGCGCCGGCGGCATCATCATGCTGGGCCGGCAGAACGTCAAAAGCCTCATCAACATCTTCGCCGGGCCGATGTGCTGGTCGCAGAGCATGGGCGTGGCCAACCTCGGGAGCCTCCGGGCGTGCGTCGGCATCCACGACAGCCCCGAACTGGGCGAGCTCCAGCGCTCGCTGCAGGACAACATCAGCTATTTCGACGGACGGGTGCCCACCGGGCTCCAGGGCAGCAAGCTGCCCGTCCGGGCCCTCGCCGTCGGCGACACCGCGCTCGCCGTCCAACTGTCGAACGGCCTGTTCGGCGAGGGCTTCTACTCGGCGCCGGTCTACTACCCGATCACCTCCCGGGGCAGGGAGGGACTGCGGATCATGATCCGGGCGGACATCGACCGGGAGGACCTCACCCGGTTCTGCGATCTCCTCGACAAAGACGTGCTGCCGCACGTGATCTGA
- a CDS encoding HpcH/HpaI aldolase/citrate lyase family protein — protein sequence MNTTYLCRSLMVTSALRMDRFVKGQTAGADINLIDLEDAVPQADKERARNEFLRLERAEVTGTLGLRINSLQTRDGLEDLIAVLDSPTEPDIIVVPKVESPHQIEHVDGVLGRAGRRSRLWALVETPKGVSDAMSIATCSDRLVALTFGLADYAAEMGASMEWEAMLFARSQVVTAARGAGIDAVDAPTFDLDDLGLLRAESRRSADMGFSGKIAIHPRQLPVINEIYSPTAQAVEWAQEVVSTFERESAGILTVGSLMVGPPFLKKARSILALVEDE from the coding sequence ATGAACACCACATACCTGTGCAGAAGCCTGATGGTCACCTCGGCCCTGCGGATGGACCGGTTCGTCAAGGGCCAGACCGCCGGCGCCGACATCAACCTGATCGACCTGGAGGACGCGGTCCCGCAGGCCGACAAGGAAAGGGCGCGCAACGAGTTCCTGCGGCTCGAGCGCGCCGAGGTGACCGGCACGCTGGGCCTGCGGATCAACAGCCTTCAGACCAGGGACGGCCTGGAGGATCTGATCGCGGTGCTCGACAGCCCCACCGAGCCGGACATCATCGTCGTTCCGAAGGTGGAGTCGCCGCACCAGATCGAGCACGTCGACGGCGTGCTCGGCCGGGCCGGCCGCAGGAGCCGGCTGTGGGCCCTGGTGGAGACTCCCAAGGGCGTCTCCGACGCGATGAGCATCGCCACCTGCAGCGACCGGTTGGTGGCGCTGACGTTCGGGCTCGCCGACTACGCGGCCGAGATGGGCGCCTCCATGGAGTGGGAGGCCATGCTCTTCGCCCGGTCGCAGGTGGTGACGGCCGCCCGGGGCGCCGGGATCGACGCGGTCGACGCGCCCACCTTCGACCTCGACGACCTCGGGCTCCTGCGCGCGGAGTCGCGCAGGTCGGCCGACATGGGATTCAGCGGGAAGATCGCGATCCATCCCCGCCAGCTCCCGGTGATCAACGAGATCTACAGCCCCACCGCCCAGGCCGTGGAGTGGGCGCAGGAGGTGGTCTCCACGTTCGAGCGCGAAAGCGCAGGCATCCTGACCGTCGGCAGCCTGATGGTCGGACCCCCGTTCTTGAAGAAGGCGCGGAGCATTCTGGCGCTTGTGGAGGATGAATGA
- a CDS encoding MaoC family dehydratase produces the protein MKDVQAFQHLGGRRYRENRGVFYDEFEVGDIIEHRPGRTVTETDNVWQSLLALNNHPLHIDHAYARTTEFGRPLVSSLVTLSIVGGMSTNGTSAKAIANLGWESIRLPNPVFVGDTLYAETEVVAMRPSRSRPTAGIVTFETKGLKDDGTLVVVFTRSALIPLGGGIDPA, from the coding sequence ATGAAAGACGTCCAGGCGTTCCAGCACCTCGGCGGGCGCCGCTACCGCGAGAACCGTGGCGTGTTCTACGACGAGTTCGAGGTCGGGGACATCATCGAGCACCGTCCGGGACGGACCGTCACCGAGACCGACAACGTCTGGCAGTCCCTGCTCGCGCTGAACAACCACCCCCTGCACATCGACCACGCCTACGCGCGCACCACCGAGTTCGGCCGGCCGCTGGTGTCGAGCCTGGTGACGCTCTCCATCGTCGGCGGGATGAGCACCAACGGGACCAGCGCCAAGGCGATCGCCAACCTGGGCTGGGAGAGCATCCGGCTGCCCAACCCCGTCTTCGTCGGGGACACGCTCTACGCGGAGACGGAGGTCGTCGCCATGAGGCCGTCCCGCTCGCGGCCGACCGCCGGCATCGTGACCTTCGAGACGAAGGGCCTCAAGGACGACGGCACCCTGGTGGTGGTCTTCACACGGTCGGCGCTGATCCCGCTGGGCGGCGGGATCGACCCGGCATGA
- a CDS encoding ornithine cyclodeaminase family protein, with protein sequence MTALRVVGGAEIEAGADLRELIGDMESSLRDDVRRHSVTPARFMEVRDSPYSVFGAMPSMSDPHDLFVTKVAALVDAGGGAAPGRTTVNAVVVVFSISTGEALAVLDGAALTDVKCAAITGLVTDLCATPHARTLGVVGTGALALQQVRGAAAVRDLDRVTVYGRDPDRAGRFADRARRSLGGAVEVAVTSSLREAVEGQDVVCTATTSSEPLLTGFDLPPPVHVNCMGSHTPESREVSAELLESSVLLVEDRATAVREAGHRHHRALELEEALRRGPELRAARTVFSSVGHGFLDLETTAHILKRLGGARR encoded by the coding sequence ATGACGGCCCTCAGGGTCGTCGGCGGCGCCGAGATCGAGGCGGGCGCCGACCTGCGTGAACTGATCGGGGACATGGAGAGCTCGCTACGCGACGACGTGCGCCGCCACTCCGTCACCCCGGCCAGGTTCATGGAGGTCCGCGACAGCCCCTACTCGGTCTTCGGCGCCATGCCGTCGATGAGCGACCCGCACGACCTGTTCGTGACCAAGGTCGCCGCGCTGGTCGACGCGGGCGGCGGGGCGGCGCCGGGCAGGACCACCGTCAACGCGGTGGTGGTGGTGTTCTCGATCAGCACCGGCGAGGCGCTGGCCGTTCTCGACGGCGCCGCCCTGACCGACGTCAAATGCGCGGCGATCACCGGCCTGGTCACCGACCTGTGCGCGACGCCGCACGCCCGGACCCTCGGCGTGGTCGGGACGGGCGCGCTCGCCCTGCAGCAGGTGCGCGGGGCCGCCGCGGTCAGGGACCTCGACCGGGTGACGGTCTACGGCCGCGACCCGGACCGGGCCGGCCGGTTCGCCGACCGCGCGCGGCGCTCACTCGGCGGCGCGGTGGAGGTGGCCGTCACCTCCTCGCTCCGCGAGGCCGTCGAGGGCCAGGACGTCGTCTGCACCGCCACGACGTCGAGCGAGCCGCTGCTGACCGGCTTCGACCTCCCGCCGCCGGTGCACGTCAACTGCATGGGCTCCCACACCCCCGAGTCCCGGGAGGTGAGCGCCGAACTGCTGGAGAGCAGCGTCCTGCTGGTGGAGGACCGCGCGACCGCGGTCCGCGAGGCCGGGCACCGGCACCACCGGGCTCTGGAGCTGGAGGAGGCGCTGCGCCGGGGGCCCGAGCTGCGCGCGGCACGGACGGTCTTCAGCTCGGTGGGCCACGGGTTCCTGGACCTGGAGACCACCGCGCACATCCTGAAGCGGCTGGGCGGTGCGCGTCGGTGA
- a CDS encoding MFS transporter has translation MTLTARRSGGLLAAMLCAMTVQPIAQTMVVPILPSLAGEFAVSASDVSWVMTANLLAAAVLTPILGRLGDLHGRRRLLLLSLLGTVAGSVLAVSTHSFALLLVARALHGIGGGVLPLAFGVIRAELPPERAARGMAMVSTSMGIGSGLGVVAAGLLMEWWDYRAVFWLLLVLGLLAAAAVALSVPADRGTDREGGGTSPLAAVTLAVWLCALLVAVSQGNGWGWTGTRVLGLLSVAAVVCALWLRVESRTRHPLIDLRMLARPTVALTNLAATLTGFGMYGAYIVMTSFAQVPQEYGFGFSATVLIAGLMLLPNSAGNLAAGTLAAALIARRGPRTPLVLGGLLGAAAMAFLTVRHGSAVDLYLAGGVFGLGTGLAFAAIPVYVNSAVPPGQTAVANGTNAVLRTIGAAAGSAVTGAVLAGDTVAGTASPTLHAYQAAFMITAAGFLAAAAVPFAIRSRPVPVHEEIS, from the coding sequence GTGACCCTCACCGCGCGCCGCTCCGGCGGCCTGCTGGCCGCGATGCTGTGCGCCATGACCGTGCAGCCGATCGCGCAGACCATGGTGGTGCCGATCCTGCCGTCGCTGGCCGGCGAGTTCGCCGTGTCCGCCTCCGACGTCAGCTGGGTGATGACCGCCAACCTGCTGGCCGCCGCGGTGCTCACCCCGATCCTCGGCCGGCTCGGCGACCTGCACGGCCGCCGACGCCTGCTGCTGCTGTCGCTGCTGGGCACGGTCGCCGGCTCGGTGCTGGCGGTCTCGACCCACTCCTTCGCCCTGCTGCTGGTGGCGCGGGCGCTGCACGGGATCGGCGGGGGCGTGCTGCCGCTGGCGTTCGGCGTCATCCGGGCCGAGCTCCCCCCGGAGCGGGCGGCCCGCGGGATGGCCATGGTCAGCACCAGCATGGGCATCGGCAGCGGTCTCGGGGTGGTGGCCGCCGGTCTGCTGATGGAGTGGTGGGACTACCGGGCGGTCTTCTGGCTGCTGCTCGTGCTCGGACTGCTGGCGGCGGCGGCGGTCGCGCTGTCCGTCCCGGCCGACCGGGGGACCGACCGGGAGGGGGGCGGGACGAGCCCGCTGGCGGCCGTCACCCTGGCTGTCTGGCTGTGCGCGCTGCTGGTCGCGGTCAGCCAGGGCAACGGCTGGGGATGGACCGGCACCCGGGTTCTCGGACTGCTGTCGGTGGCCGCGGTGGTCTGCGCCCTCTGGCTCCGGGTCGAGAGCAGGACGCGTCACCCGCTGATCGACCTGAGGATGCTGGCCCGGCCGACGGTCGCGCTCACCAACCTCGCCGCCACGCTGACCGGCTTCGGCATGTACGGCGCCTACATCGTGATGACGTCCTTCGCCCAGGTGCCGCAGGAGTACGGCTTCGGCTTCTCGGCCACCGTGCTGATCGCGGGCCTGATGCTGCTGCCGAACTCGGCCGGCAACCTGGCCGCCGGCACGCTCGCCGCCGCGCTGATCGCCCGGCGCGGCCCGCGGACGCCGCTGGTGCTCGGCGGCCTCCTCGGCGCGGCGGCGATGGCCTTCCTGACCGTCCGGCACGGCTCGGCGGTCGACCTCTACCTGGCCGGCGGCGTGTTCGGGCTCGGCACCGGCCTGGCCTTCGCCGCCATCCCCGTCTACGTCAACAGCGCGGTGCCGCCCGGGCAGACCGCCGTGGCCAACGGCACGAACGCCGTGCTGCGCACCATCGGCGCCGCCGCCGGCAGCGCGGTGACCGGCGCGGTGCTCGCCGGTGACACGGTCGCGGGCACCGCGTCCCCGACGCTCCACGCCTACCAGGCGGCTTTCATGATCACAGCGGCCGGGTTCCTGGCCGCCGCCGCCGTGCCGTTCGCCATCCGGTCCCGGCCGGTCCCCGTCCATGAGGAGATCTCTTGA